One genomic window of Choloepus didactylus isolate mChoDid1 chromosome 27, mChoDid1.pri, whole genome shotgun sequence includes the following:
- the LOC119521955 gene encoding uncharacterized protein LOC119521955 isoform X4, which produces MKPRNTARGGVQGGCPCGGGTEPRTCPQLQDFCTRGSLGQRTGGQGGPGALFWSCIYPIWLSTGTEEGLTHVPVGRNHPTTCLPCWPPIPASERQEPSVQALTQGALRTASP; this is translated from the exons ATGAAGCCAAGAAATACAGCCAGAGGAGGCGTTCAGGGCGGGTGCCCGTGCGGCGGAGGGACCGAGCCGCGCACCTGTCCGCAG CTGCAGGATTTCTGCACACGAGGGTCCTTGGGTCAGCGGACTGGTGGGCAGGGAGGGCCTGGAGCCTTGTTTTGGAGCTGCATTTACCCA ATCTGGCTGAGTACAGGAACCGAGGAAGGCCTTACCCATGTCCCGGTAGGAAGAAATCACCCCACCACCTGCCTCCCATGCTGGCCCCCTATTCCTGCCTCGGAGAGACAAGAGCCAAGTGTCCAGGCCTTG ACCCAAGGTGCCCTCAGGACTGCTTCTCCATGA
- the LOC119521955 gene encoding uncharacterized protein LOC119521955 isoform X2 yields MKPRNTARGGVQGGCPCGGGTEPRTCPQLQDFCTRGSLGQRTGGQGGPGALFWSCIYPVLSSQIWLSTGTEEGLTHVPVGRNHPTTCLPCWPPIPASERQEPSVQALTQGALRTASP; encoded by the exons ATGAAGCCAAGAAATACAGCCAGAGGAGGCGTTCAGGGCGGGTGCCCGTGCGGCGGAGGGACCGAGCCGCGCACCTGTCCGCAG CTGCAGGATTTCTGCACACGAGGGTCCTTGGGTCAGCGGACTGGTGGGCAGGGAGGGCCTGGAGCCTTGTTTTGGAGCTGCATTTACCCA GTGCTGTCCTCCCAGATCTGGCTGAGTACAGGAACCGAGGAAGGCCTTACCCATGTCCCGGTAGGAAGAAATCACCCCACCACCTGCCTCCCATGCTGGCCCCCTATTCCTGCCTCGGAGAGACAAGAGCCAAGTGTCCAGGCCTTG ACCCAAGGTGCCCTCAGGACTGCTTCTCCATGA
- the LOC119521955 gene encoding uncharacterized protein LOC119521955 isoform X3 produces the protein MKPRNTARGGVQGGCPCGGGTEPRTCPQRSCRISAHEGPWVSGLVGREGLEPCFGAAFTQKKSPHHLPPMLAPYSCLGETRAKCPGLDPRCPQDCFSMSLSQGQAAATPSSA, from the exons ATGAAGCCAAGAAATACAGCCAGAGGAGGCGTTCAGGGCGGGTGCCCGTGCGGCGGAGGGACCGAGCCGCGCACCTGTCCGCAG CGCAGCTGCAGGATTTCTGCACACGAGGGTCCTTGGGTCAGCGGACTGGTGGGCAGGGAGGGCCTGGAGCCTTGTTTTGGAGCTGCATTTACCCA GAAGAAATCACCCCACCACCTGCCTCCCATGCTGGCCCCCTATTCCTGCCTCGGAGAGACAAGAGCCAAGTGTCCAGGCCTTG ACCCAAGGTGCCCTCAGGACTGCTTCTCCATGAGCCTAAGTCAAGGTCAAGCTGCAGCCACCCCAAGTTCTGCTTAG
- the LOC119521955 gene encoding uncharacterized protein LOC119521955 isoform X1: MKPRNTARGGVQGGCPCGGGTEPRTCPQRSCRISAHEGPWVSGLVGREGLEPCFGAAFTQPKVPSGLLLHEPKSRSSCSHPKFCLGVSSTQRLKYFFFVFLNIIIISVHIDAVDYSALSEPTPYFFIFMIVRGGEVCYHPHFTDELELREVKSPAPSHTAYEWWIQTQVCPVHSLGSLDSDMGLLLGASKCPLCFSGQKNKPLPAHAGSPESPTALRVHFLILSNALHAF; the protein is encoded by the exons ATGAAGCCAAGAAATACAGCCAGAGGAGGCGTTCAGGGCGGGTGCCCGTGCGGCGGAGGGACCGAGCCGCGCACCTGTCCGCAG CGCAGCTGCAGGATTTCTGCACACGAGGGTCCTTGGGTCAGCGGACTGGTGGGCAGGGAGGGCCTGGAGCCTTGTTTTGGAGCTGCATTTACCCA ACCCAAGGTGCCCTCAGGACTGCTTCTCCATGAGCCTAAGTCAAGGTCAAGCTGCAGCCACCCCAAGTTCTGCTTAGGAGTATCCAGTACCCAAagacttaaatattttttctttgtcttcctcaATATCATCATCATTAGTGTTCATATTGACGCTGTGGACTATTCTGCACTGTCTGAACCAACACCCTATTTCTTTATCTTCATGATAGTCCGAGGAGGTGAGGTctgttatcatccccattttactgatgaactggagctcagagaggtgaagtcacctgccccaagtcacacagcaTATGAGTggtggattcaaacccaggtctgtcctGTTCACAGCCTGGGCTCTCTTGACTCTGACATGGGCCTCCTTCTCGGAGCTTCAAAATGTCCCCTATGCTTCAGTGGACAGAAGAACAAGCCACTTCCTGCCCATGCAGGCTCACCAGAATCCCCCACAGCCCTTAGAGTGCATTTCTTGATACTCAGCAATGCACTGCATGCCTTCTGA